DNA from Lemur catta isolate mLemCat1 chromosome 7, mLemCat1.pri, whole genome shotgun sequence:
AAAAGAGCAGGAATTTATAATTTCGttataatttcttccttctgctttccttTGGTTTGCtggtttttttctaatttgaaaaaacAGGATGCTTAATTCAttctcaacattttatttttcactgaaataaGTATTTAGGGCTATGAGCTTTCTTCAGAGGACCACTTTAGCTAGATTCCATAGATTCTGATgtgcagttttaaatttttttagaaattctgcAATTTTGGTTTACATTTCCCCTTTGCccaaatatttcatagtttttttttttttaatttcaagatataAGGGCaattttggttttgggttttgttatttTGCTATTAATGCCTATTCTTATTGCATTATTTTTAgagaataaaatctgttttataattttggaatttACTGAAGTTCACTTTTGGTCCACTATACGCTCAATTTTGATGAATGTTACATGGCACTTGTAACAATGGCATACTCTATTGTCAAGCAcaaaatttgatatatatttatcaGACTTACTGATTATGTAGCATGAGTCTTCCATATCATGATTTTTTGTCCACTTGATTTCTCAGACTGAAAGAAGTGAAAGTCTCCTAGTATTAAGGTACTTCTACATATTTCTCCTTGGATCTTTTGTAATTTCTGCTTTATGAAAGTTGGGCTGTTATTTGGTGCACTGTAAATTCATTATGAATTACAGTCTTTAGAATATGAAGTGTACTTCTTTGCCTTGCTTATGCTTTCTGGCTTGAATTCTACTTTGTTCTATTAAGAGCATGACTtctacttcctttttatttttattgcccaGTATGCCTTTGCCTATCCTTTTATTCTTAACCTTTAACCTATGTTTTAGCTATCTCTTCTGCATAACATAATATAGCATTGGATTTGGTCTGTAATCAAACATGAACACCTTTTTTTAATAGGTGAGATAAGCCCATtgatatttattcatatgttGGGGCTTAATtcggttttttcttttttttttttaagcttctttaaaaattttatttatttatttttattatttcagcatattatgggggtacaaaagtttaggttacatatattgcccttcccccgcaccccgagtcagagcttcaagtgtgtccattccccagacagtgcacatcacactctttctcttttctaaaaaatttattttaatgttcctGATATTTAGTAGGATTTGTTTCTTTGAGTGACCATCTTTATTCTTATGTCTTTGGATCTTGTTTCTTTACAGTATCTGTTTCTCttctatgaataaaaaaatagtttgtaTCCACTCTTCTTCCCTGTACCTACTACCCAATTTTAGGCAATGTTATCTTTTACTTTTGTACTCCTCGATATGCTTAAACTTCTGCTGCTTGATTTGTCAGATTTAAATTATATCCATTGACTTCCAGCTATATGAAAGAATCAAAGAAGTTATTCTATGTTCTATTATTTCACTTCTCATTTTTTGTTAGATGCATTATTTCTACACTGTCAGAGTATAAAACATTTAGATATTATTGTCACATTTATGTCACCTTTTTCTTAGTTCTGTAGTTAAATTCAATGCTCAATGGTAGTCCTTTTGCTGATGTTTCCCCAATAATCACTTGGTTCATTGAAACTTACTCTCCCACCTGATTAATAGTTTGGGTGATACAGAACTGTAGgtacaaaaccagacaaaattaTGGGGGCACTCAACATAGGGCATAAATTCCATATAGGAGCACCACCATCTCTGGGCATAGGTATTCAATTTACATAGACTTTTATTTCAACACTGGGGGCAAGTTCTACAGCTGCACAAAcaagaggaggaagcagagtaGGAACAGAGGCAAATTGTTCAGCTGTTTACCCCAGTCAATCAACTTGATTTCTTTCCACTTTTGCTTTCCTTACCTACTCCTCTCCTTATCTACTTATTTTCTCTGTAGCTATCCGGTGAAGAATCCTCCCATCTCCACCTCAGGCTTCATCTATGCATTGTTTCATCTGTGGTTCCTTCAGTGTTTTTCCATTCACCTTCTATTTTCTAGAACTTGAAAGTATTTGATCCACTAACATTGTCCTCCACCCCCATTCTCAAggcctttattcctttttctatcCTTATGGTTACTTCAGTGATATCTAAGGAGAAATAAGTGTGCTCACTTGCCATCTTGAATCAGAAATTAGATTTCCAACATTCAAATTAGTATCTCATCTTGGTGAGAGAGAAGGCATTCCCACTGCACAGATGCAATATATCTGTTATTATTTCAAGAAATAGGTATTTTCCATGATGGATTACTAATTcatgttaatttatatttttccaaaagtatagtattttatttttaccacagTTATTTGACTCCAAATAGTCAAGAGCTGACAGTATATGAAAAACCTTATAAGTTGTAAAGCATAATATAAATTGTGGTTGAGTAAAAAGAACATGCAATGAAATAAAGCATACCTCTGCCATCAATTAGAGGAATCACTTCCCCTATCTGAACCCCTATTTCCTTGGCTATAAAATGAACCCATTAAGTGAGGTTTAAGGCTCTTCTACATTTAACAGTTTATGAATCTGTATCTTTTATGACTTTTGCCAGGTTTATATTAACCTaaggaaaaatgcaaacatttcctTAGACATAAGgtaaataaaacagcatggtCTCCATTCTGTACAGGGTTATGGAATTCCTAATCATACTAGAAGCAGTAGTGGTAGtactgaaaagcaaaagcaagccTCCTCAATTTTTACTATAATCTACTTCACAATCCACTAAGTACAATCACCAAGCCTCCAGAACCCTCAGGCTGTAGAGTTCAACTTAGACTTTTATAGGAGCTTTGACAGTAAGCAGAAGGCCCAGGGATAAGATTTGCTAtgtcaaagaacaaagaaagatgaagaagCAACTTGAATGAGTATGTTTGTCAAGATTTAAGAAAGTAGGATGGAAAGCTGCCTGGCCTAACAGGTGGTCAGAGGGCAGGTGAGGCAGATAGTGGTCTTCTTATAGTTCCTCTTCTCTTcataattatcctcatttttgtTTAGATAACTATACCACCCATATGTAGCACATGTACTTTAGGGGAAACCAACTCATCACTAGCTCTAGTAGTCAGGCATATGTTAAGGCTCAGTGAACTATAATCCCACTCACAAAGCATAGTTTCAGGTTAATGGATGACCACATAACTTATAACCTACAAGACACAAAGAAGTTTTCTGGGGGCATCTGAAAAATTCCCTTGCTCTCCTAGAAACAATCAAGGCTTGTTTTCTCTACATGGAGGTGGGCAAAGCACACATACTCCCAGGAGCCAACCTTAACTTAAAACTGATATCATCTGGAAGGCAAAATTGAGGgatgagaagaaacaaaatcttTGATTACACCATAGACCATACAGGCTACATCAACCCTAAAACTTCCACACTACCTTCAAATTCACCTTTTATTAAGTAAACTTGCAcaagattttctttccttgacaACTGGAAATATCTTCATATATCAAAGATGCAAAGCCTCCTGATTTAAAACAcagaaacttggaaaatattCAAGAGATAAGGCCAAACTATGGTTAAATCCATATTCTTAATAGAAGTCATTGTTACATGCACTTACTCTGAGGCTGCAACTATTCATGAGCCAAGTTACAAGGGCGTGAACCCTTAATGTACTACTTTAGAAGAAATGATAATGTAAAAATAGCTATAAATGGGTGAATATACATTCCAGTTTGTTTAGAGGAATCACAATTTACTCTTATTGTCctggtataattattattttcttgagttagggtcttgctctgttgcccaggctggagtgtagtggcatgatcatagctcactgtaacctcgaactccagggctcaaatgatcctcccatctcaacctccTGCATGtttacaggtgtatgccaccatgcctggctaattttttatattttttatagagacagggattcattatgttgttcaggctggtctcaaactcctggcctcaagccatcctcccatcttagcctcctaatgtcctaggattataggcatcagcTATGGTGACTATCCTGTCCTggtatatttattaatagcacaTCATCACACTCAAGTGTCCAAATTTATACAGTTACCTTGTTTCTAAAGCGTGTTTTTGGATTTGAATGTGATTATCTTCAGAAAAATAACACTAACTCATGGATATGCCTAGAGATCTGTAAAACATAAGAGGATTCAATCATTAATTTCTGTAACTGGTTTTAGAAAGAAGTGGTACCAGGGAAAGTGTCTGTGCCTACAAAGAATCAATAGTCATGtgccatttttattatatatacattattgtAATTTCCTAACTACCAAACTGTTGCTATAATGATGGATGCTCAGAGGTCACACAGACTTTCATAAGAAGAATGACACAGTTCTTATAAAGCCAGAGCAGGCAGCAACATTTGAAACTACTAGCAGGctctaaattaaatatatatttctcctaTAATCTGCCACCATATCTAAAATACCTCTGTAGTTCATACTCATTAatttgagttttaatttcttctttagtctTTTATTAAACTGGACTAGTACCACACAGGCTATTAATGACAATACCTAATTAGAAGGGAACTGGTATCTGTAATCACAGCTCCCCAGGACAGAAGCCAGACAGAGTTAAGAAGTGATGAGAGGTACTAAACAAGAGGTTCTGCTTAGGGTATTCCTGGCCCTTCTAAGCCTCTTAAGTAACACATGTCATTTATATCTTTGTGTTCCTCAACAGGGAATTCTACCTTAGAAGTCATGCAAGCTTGAAAACCAATCATAGCTAGTGCTTGTTACTGCACTAGCACTGTTTTTAAAGATACATCTATGTTCATTTGGCTTTATGATGCTGTGACTTTTATCCAAACACATGTACTAATTAAACAAGGCTCAGGGATGAGGTAAACATATATTCTTGTTCCCCCAAATGTCCCATGTACTTTCAGCGTCTTTCAGCACAGATGAGGTAGGGTTGGGGCTGCAATGTCATGCCTAACCTAGGCTTTAGATTTGGAACTAGTTCAcgtggaaaatgcaaattaaatcttTGAAGCAATGCTGTAAAAAACAAGAACATTTCCATCCGAGCCAGCTGTTCTCCAAGACAGTGTCTTCTCCCTAAACAGAAAAAgcagatataataatttttaaaaacccactatatttatcaaatttatgtCTAATATTTGGGTGCCATTCAGAAAATctggaatttaaagaaaaaggaaattatgttTATTAGAAGATTTTAAATCACAAAGAATAGAAATTGGCACTCAGCTCCCAGAACCCATTCCTTTACCTCCTTTTGTCAGATCATGGACTTTTGTATCCCCCACTACCTCTGCACCTTGCAACAGAGCCTAAGATATGCCATGAAATATCTAATTTAAAGCGTGACATTTTGTTCTTATAGATTTAAGAGAAGCCCATTTCATTTCAACTGGCTGAATGTGTATTCTTTTCCAGTGAAGAGGAAGAGTTTCTCGTCTATCTTCCACGAATCTTGTGATCTGTGTACTTTTTCACAATGAAAGCAATATTTTCCTAGTTGGAGATGAGGTACTAAAACTGGGAGCCAAGAGAGCTAGATTCTAGTTTTACTTCAAGTTTTGATATCTTTCCTCTCTCCAGCTCTCAGTTTCTCAAGCTGTTATTAACTTTTTGCTTTACAAGTTTTGATTATAGGCCAAAAATCCGCAGGCAAAAAGGTTTCAGAAGAAGCCAGAGCTTTTCAACTGTTTAACTCTAGGTAATAAATTAAGGCTTATTTTGAGTAGAAACAGGTATTAATTACCTCTGATGAAACCATTCTCTACTGTAAGAATCAATGCTGTATTTTCAAAGTTggaatatttaattctttaacaGGATACTTCAGATTAAGATGTTACACATGATGAACCATTGTTATACTTTATTCTAAAGCTAGGCCCATGACAGTTCTCTTACCTAGGGAAAAAGGAACCAAAGCTTCCTTCTTGGCAAAATATCCATTGCTGTCCAGAAATCGCTCAGGATAGAACACTTCTGGGTCTTTCCAGTACTTTTCATCGAAATGCACAGAATAAAGATTTGTAATTACTGTTGTGCCTTTAGGAATGGAATAACCACGTACAACTGCATCTTTAGAGGTTGCATGGAAAATCCCTAATGGAACTATATTACAGAATCTTAAAACTTCATGCAACACTGCCTCAGTATAAGGCATTTTGGATTTGTCGTCCCAAGAAGGCTTCCCACTGGGGCTTATAATTAAATCAATCTCTTTCTGAACTTGTCCTGTGAGagaaaaagtattcaaattaTTATGCAATTCTTAGAATTATATCTAAAGTAATTTTCGTTTGGGATAAAACAAAGGATAACTTATAATAAAACAATCTGACATGGGTACACCcagatttattaatagatttttttattatctggaaggttctatttaaatatatggcatatatactgtACTAACAGTAGCCAATGCTCTGGGTAACTCTGTTGTGAAAAACACATCAAaagtaataagaataaaaattaaacaagtctAGAATTGGGGTATCACCACTcttagcaaaaaggaaaatagtaaagcataaaattaatttttttgatttaaaaaagccAGGGTTCAGTTCCTAGCTCTGCCCCTTCCAGACACTCAGCctttttcctcatttacaaagtAGGCATAATAAGATCTATCTCAGAGTTTTTTTGCATGAATTGAGATAACAGATTTGAAAACTCTCCATAACtatcaaatatttctctttatggTTAGCACAGCAGAAGTTCCTACAGAAAATGTTTTGTACACAGCCAAAGACTCTAAAACATGTATGAGCCCTACACGTAAGAACAGACCCTGAGATCATCAAGAGAATCCTCACCTTGAATGTTAGGATAAAGGGCCATGAAAAGAATTGCCCACCGTAGCACATTAGTTGTTGTTTCAGTTCCAGCAATGATGAGTTCACCCACTGAGAAAATCAGGTTTTCTTTGGAGAAGGTAGATGATGGGTCATTTTTACCTTGATCCATCTCATCTAAATAAGCATCAACAAAATGCTGAGGTAACTGAGGCTTTCTGTTGACTGAAGCTTTCTCAATAAGTCTAGAGAGAAAATCATAGACTACAGCTGCATTCCTAAACAACTGTTGATGTTTCCCAAAAGGTAAGATGCCAATCCATGGAAAGGCATTATACAGGAAGACTGAGGCACTAGCAGCTAATTCCACATTTTCACTAAATAACTCAATCATGTGCTGAAAATCAGTGTCTTCATAAGTGAATCGTTGTCCAAAAATTATCAGATTGGTTATGTTTGAAACAGCATTGGTTATTAATTGTTTAAAGTCAAAAGGTCTACCTTTGTACGTTTCAATAGCATCAATgaaaaaattagtttcttctaAGATTTTAGATTCAAAAGACTTTTGTCCATATCCAAAATAACGAAAGCTATTTACAGCTAATCTTCTGTGATTGACCCATCCTCGGCCATATCTGGAATTGAGTAAGCctgaaaaaaagaagtattaaaaatattatataattcctaCTGCCCTATATCTGGCagctgaaaatgaaaatactatgGAGGCtggaaatttgctttttatttatattattgctTTCAAGTATCATTATATTCTGGCCTGAGAATTCTTTAAAGTTTATGCTTTCTTTGCATTACTTGATTTGCTTTCTGATTTAATataggcttttatttcttttcaaccaatatctttattttttcgcCTATGTAAGCAACatattgttaaatttttctttgaaattaagtGTGAAGCTCTCATTAAATTAGAGAATTTATTAATAGGACACCACcattgtaaatattaaaattgtatctGATTTCAACATTctattttaggttttttgttgCTGCTTTCTTCTTACTGATTTTGTCAACTTGCAGCCTTTTTCCCTTGCTGCATATCAAATTACCCAACGCTGATCAACACTAATCCATACAGA
Protein-coding regions in this window:
- the LOC123642477 gene encoding vitamin D 25-hydroxylase isoform X2; translated protein: MWGPVGAEACAAALGGALFLLLFALGVRLQLKQRRPLGFPPGPPGLPFIGNIYSLAASAELPHVYMRKQSQVYGEIFSLDLGGISTVVLNGYDVVKECLVHQSEIFADRPCLPLFMKMTKMGGLLNSRYGRGWVNHRRLAVNSFRYFGYGQKSFESKILEETNFFIDAIETYKGRPFDFKQLITNAVSNITNLIIFGQRFTYEDTDFQHMIELFSENVELAASASVFLYNAFPWIGILPFGKHQQLFRNAAVVYDFLSRLIEKASVNRKPQLPQHFVDAYLDEMDQGKNDPSSTFSKENLIFSVGELIIAGTETTTNVLRWAILFMALYPNIQGQVQKEIDLIISPSGKPSWDDKSKMPYTEAVLHEVLRFCNIVPLGIFHATSKDAVVRGYSIPKGTTVITNLYSVHFDEKYWKDPEVFYPERFLDSNGYFAKKEALVPFSLGRRHCLGEQLARMEMFLFFTALLQRFNLHFPRELVPNLKPRSLGISMS
- the LOC123642477 gene encoding vitamin D 25-hydroxylase isoform X3, translated to MWGPVGAEACAAALGGALFLLLFALGVRLQLKQRRPLGFPPGPPGLPFIGNIYSLAASAELPHVYMRKQSQVYGEIFSLDLGGISTVVLNGYDVVKECLVHQSEIFADRPCLPLFMKMTKMGGLLNSRYGRGWVNHRRLAVNSFRYFGYGQKSFESKILEETNFFIDAIETYKGRPFDFKQLITNAVSNITNLIIFGQRFTYEDTDFQHMIELFSENVELAASASVFLYNAFPWIGILPFGKHQQLFRNAAVVYDFLSRLIEKASVNRKPQLPQHFVDAYLDEMDQGKNDPSSTFSKENLIFSVGELIIAGTETTTNVLRWAILFMALYPNIQGQVQKEIDLIISPSGKPSWDDKSKMPYTEAVLHEVLRFCNIVPLGIFHATSKDAVVRGYSIPKGTTVITNLYSVHFDEKYWKDPEVFYPERFLDSNGYFAKKEALVPFSLDL
- the LOC123642477 gene encoding vitamin D 25-hydroxylase isoform X1, with translation MWGPVGAEACAAALGGALFLLLFALGVRLQLKQRRPLGFPPGPPGLPFIGNIYSLAASAELPHVYMRKQSQVYGEIFSLDLGGISTVVLNGYDVVKECLVHQSEIFADRPCLPLFMKMTKMGGLLNSRYGRGWVNHRRLAVNSFRYFGYGQKSFESKILEETNFFIDAIETYKGRPFDFKQLITNAVSNITNLIIFGQRFTYEDTDFQHMIELFSENVELAASASVFLYNAFPWIGILPFGKHQQLFRNAAVVYDFLSRLIEKASVNRKPQLPQHFVDAYLDEMDQGKNDPSSTFSKENLIFSVGELIIAGTETTTNVLRWAILFMALYPNIQGQVQKEIDLIISPSGKPSWDDKSKMPYTEAVLHEVLRFCNIVPLGIFHATSKDAVVRGYSIPKGTTVITNLYSVHFDEKYWKDPEVFYPERFLDSNGYFAKKEALVPFSLGRRHCLGEQLARMEMFLFFTALLQRFNLHFPRELVPNLKPRLGMTLQPQPYLICAERR
- the LOC123642477 gene encoding vitamin D 25-hydroxylase isoform X4, coding for MKMTKMGGLLNSRYGRGWVNHRRLAVNSFRYFGYGQKSFESKILEETNFFIDAIETYKGRPFDFKQLITNAVSNITNLIIFGQRFTYEDTDFQHMIELFSENVELAASASVFLYNAFPWIGILPFGKHQQLFRNAAVVYDFLSRLIEKASVNRKPQLPQHFVDAYLDEMDQGKNDPSSTFSKENLIFSVGELIIAGTETTTNVLRWAILFMALYPNIQGQVQKEIDLIISPSGKPSWDDKSKMPYTEAVLHEVLRFCNIVPLGIFHATSKDAVVRGYSIPKGTTVITNLYSVHFDEKYWKDPEVFYPERFLDSNGYFAKKEALVPFSLGRRHCLGEQLARMEMFLFFTALLQRFNLHFPRELVPNLKPRLGMTLQPQPYLICAERR